The DNA segment TAGAAAATTGTGTATTCGGGGCGTCGATCGTCGCATTTCACAGTTTTAGGACTCTAAATATCGACTTCgtaaaaataggttttcaaacgTTGGACTCTTGATTTTTATGACATTATGTGTATTTTCTCCCTTTTATAATCTGTATACGTATATTTGACATCTAAGTGAACCTTCTGCCCTCGGGTGTTTTTCCATCATATGTATATGTTGAGACCGACGCGCCGTAACCGATGGAAACACCCATCTATTCGTACTgccgccagccgccgccgccctccccaCGCCACGATCCCATCTTCCCGAGGCAGCCATGGAGGGCCCGCCTCCCGACGCCACGCTCGGGCCTTCGCTTGCCCTGGCCGCTGGGCGCCCATGACCAGGCAGCTGCTGCAGAGCGCCAGGCCACGCGATCCCAAGGAGGTGTGGAACGTCGCGGCGGTGATCCCCGTGGAGAAGGGGCATCACCAGCATGGCGGCCACAAAGCACGATGGGCAGACGAAGcaacagtagcagcagcagagGGAGCTGgagagcagcaacagcagcaataGCTGCTTCAGCGACGAGCTGGTTCTGGGCGAGGAGAACAACTTCCTGGGCACCGAGCTCCTCAAGCGCACCGGCAAAGGTAAACCCCGATCAGTGCTGGAGGGCGGCGAGCAGCGGCGCTTCTTCAGCCTACGGACGGCAGAGCAGCGGGCGATCGAGTTCGAGTGTGGCAGCCAGCGGGAGTACAAGATGTGGACCAAAGGCGTCTCGCGCCTCCTCGCCATCGTTGACGGACGGAAGCGCTGAGCCTAACAGCCGTCGTCAGTGCCGGTGCGGTGGCAGTGATTCATCGCAGCCCAGCCAGGAATCATGTAGATGTAGCTAGGCAAGGGTCTCATGTCGTGGCTGCTGTTAGAGAAATGAAATCCCAAGTGATTTGCTCTGATGCTGATGTTACCTGTTCATCTCACTCGTCGGAGAAAATTGCCAGATGTCAAATACATGTATACATATTACCAAAGGTGGAAAATACACATAATGTCATGTAAATTAAGAATCCAATGTTTGGAGGTCTATTTTTACGAAGTTGATATTTGGAATCCCAAAACTACGAAGCGCGAGAAGTGAAATTGAAGTTCCAAATATGCGATTTTCTCAGTCCCGAGACGTCCCCAAAACCCTAAACTCCCTGCACGTGATACGTTGCCTTGCTCGAATCCCCGGCCGCCGCTTCTCCCATCCGCACGAAGCGCCCCACAAAATGCCGCTGGTGACGGCGGCGAACGCGACCCTCATCCTGGACCACGTCCTGGGCGACCCCTCCGTCCCCTACGCAGCCGCCGAAGCGCTCCTCGCCGCGCTCCCCTCTCCCTCCAACCCGACCCCGCGCCTCCGCCGCGCGGTCCTCCTCCGCAGCCTCGCCGCCGACCCGGTCTCCGCATCCTCTCTCGAAGCCCTCCACCTCCTGGCCTCGCTCCCCGCCACCGCCTCCCCCATCGCCGTCGCCTACATCGCCGTCGCGGCATTCCTCGCGGCCTCCGCGCCCGACTTCGATGCCACCGCCAGGGAGCTCTTCGCGCGCCCCAACGGCCGCGCGCGCCGCGCGGTCGACAAGGGAAGTCCCCCCGCGCTCGCCTCCGATGTTGTCATCGCCACAGCGGACCAGTTCGAGGCCGCTGTCGGGAACTCCTCCTCCCAGACCATCCTCAGGGGCCTGTGGAGCAACCGGGCTGCCGCGGAGGAGCGGGTCAGGGACCTCCTCGCCGCCGAATGGGCCGCGATTGGGCCGTCGAAGCTCGTGACGGCGGCTGAGCGGATCGTCGGGGATGGGGCCGTCGAGACATGGCGTGCCGCGGATGAGGCCACCGGTGCCAAGTTCCGCATCTTGGGTAAGGACTCTTTTTTTTGGTGTGTGGCAGTGCAGGGCATTGTGGTTTGATGAGTAAAATTTGTTGGTAGCCTCTGAATTGGATGCGTTTCGATGCTACAATTTTGCTCATGCCATTTCTCTCTATCCCGGATCCAGATGGAGCAGAGAAAATAACTTGCTCCGTAGTGTAGAATAAACGCAGATGCAACTCAAGTTTATATACAagcaaactgtcatacattgtatTTTGCAGCAGCATTGTGATTTGAGTAGATTGCTTTATCCGTGGTGCAAGTGCAATTCAAGGAACTAGTGTGCAGTGGGGCTTTTCTGTATTTTTTGTGAGATAATAAAAAATGGGAACATTGAGTCGGAATTTAGAGGTCATATTCATCTTGGTCTAGAAATCTGTTTGCTTTATAGTGTGCTCTCTGAAACAACCATGAGTTGAAGCTATCCCAAACAGACTTTGTAATTGGAGTGTACTCTGTCCTTGCTAACTTTGCTGCTTCTAGTTTCTTGTTTATCATAGATCTTGTGAATACTTTTGATGGTGCCACAACAATATTTTAATGGCTTTATACCACTCGCACCAGTTATTTTAGTATCTTTTTGTTTGGCTGCATCTATGGCCTCGTTTAGATTAcctcaaagttccaagtttttttactctctctccatcacatcaatttttggacgtatgcatggagcattaaatgtaggtaaaaaaagtaagtaattacacagtttggttgtaaatcacgagatgaatcttttgagcctagttagtccatgatcgaacaaagtttgtcaaatacaaacgaaacgtgctacagtgtccagattgcaaaaatttgcaatctaaacaaggcctatgttTCTTATTGATTTTGCAATTCTATGCACTCCATGTAGAGCAGTTTGGGTTTCATCTCTTTGGGCCAGCTCTAGGTCTTTATGTGCATTGATAGATGCTAGatgttttatttttctaatttactATGGATTCTGGTGTTCACAagttcatggacttcatagccTATAATTGATTATATGAAATGAAACTTACAGCTGCGGAAGAAAAAACACGTGAGATTCTCGCCAAAATTGAAGAATCTACCTCCAGCGCAAATCCAATTTCAACACCAGCTGTTGAGAAGGTGATTGACGCGCTCAAAACAAGCTGTGCTGACCTCCACGGTGTTGTGGAGGATCCGCTTCCAGCTGCGAAGGCAGTTGCAGATGAGGTATTGGCTGCAAGGATGGATAAAGGAGTTAGCTTGAATGCTGAAGAAGTAGGAGGTCAGCCAACAACTTGTGGTGCTGCAGGCCCGAGTACTCTTAATGATAAAGACCATGGTCCAAGTAGAGGCAAACCTCATAACCTTATGGATCGGAACCCAACAGCACGGACCTCTCAGGTTTGCATctctttttaaaatatttttcttTGCTTTTGAACATTGTCCATGCTGAACTTGCTTTGGTTGTTAAATTGAATTTGTTGATTGTGATAGCTAGCTTTTGTCTCCATTGAGATTGAAAATGATATAAGCACCTATATCATGCCAATATTTTGCATTAAACATTGGGTGTGTGCCTTTTGGATTGTTCTCAGTGTGAATTGTTCTCTACATTGCCAAATTTCTGCTCCTGCCCACATTTCCTGTGTTTTCTTCAAAATCGGGATGATATGTCTTAGGAAATATTTTGAGGACATATGTGCTCTTGGTAGGATGCTTTGACCATGACAAGAAATAATCAAATTTGGTCACAAAACCTAATAATTGTAGGATTTTGTTTCACTTGAGTAAGTTAGCTACTGAAATTAGGACTTCGGATTATGAATGCTCTACTACAGTCCCTGTTCGCATGACACTTAAAAGTAAACTTACTGTAGTCTAATTTGAGCTCAATCAAGATACATCATACCATTTTACGTAGCTTATAGGATAGCTCAGTATCATAACTgcaaaattttcaattttgatcATGTTTCTAAAAATAAAACACTTGTTTGCAGTGGGAGGATTCACCTGATGTTGAGGGGCCAGAATCATCATTACGCAGACCGCACTTGCCTAGCCCAAGGAGAATGCCACCTTCTCCTTTGCAACCGCCAGAAAACAAAAGTAAGCGTAGAAGGACAAGGAAGTGGAGCTTGTTAGAAGAAGAAACACTGAGAAAGGGTGTTGACCAGTATGTTATTTTGTCTTGATTTTCAGATATTATTGTTTGACATCTCAGCTTTATTGTTCTAAAACGCCGGTGTTTAAATAGCTGTTGCTGTATGTACCTCATCATAATATTGTGCTTGTTTCATGTGTAGGTATGGTATAGGCAATTGGAGGGATATTTTAAATAACAATCTTGACGTTTTTATCGGCAGAACAACGGTGAGCATTTGGTTATTACAGTGAAGTTGCTGTGTGTTTTTTTCAGCCTGTGAAGTTGCTGTGGTTGCAAATCAAGGTAGTGACTGGTTGTATGTATTGTAGGTGAACTTGAAGGATAAGTGGAGGAATATTACTGGATAAGGTTGTATGTATTGTACGGCCCTGTTCGTTTTGCCCCCAAACCATGGGGATTGGGGAGGATTGGAGGGGATTTAGGAGGATTTTGACTTGCAGGGGATTTAATCCCCCTCCCCTGCCCCTTCGGACAGGACTAACTTCACGCTCCAAAGCATCTTGTAATGCTACTAGGGTGAAGTAGCTGCATGTAACATAGGCTAAACTTTTGTGACAAAATGCTTACCGAGTGGTTGGTTCGCCGGACTGATGTATTATGAACACTactttatattttttattatgtACGTTGCTCTCATGCTCTGCATGCTTGCATTGTACTAGCTTTACTCAGCATATTAGGGCACCTGCAATGATAGGAGCTAGTCAGTAGCTCTAAGCCAACTTCTTTATTAGTGCTAACTTCTTCAATAGTGTTAACTTTTAGCGTATAGCTTTTAACGAGGATAGCATCACATGACACTACCTTGTAACCTTAAAATGTGTGTAAGAGTTTAGCTTCTAGTTAAGAGGTAGCTTTTCcttctcttctattaaaatataaaaaaatacttaGAGTTAACTTGAGTCAGCCATTACGGGTGCCCTTATAGCCTCCTTTGGAACGAGGATTTATGAAGGAATTTTGTGTAGGATTCTAAATCTATAGAAACTTAATGAGCCGCTTGTATTGTCGAAAATAAGAACATCTTTGGTAAGGCTTGCTGCGACTTTGGCGGCTTTACCGTAGTTCATTTTGTAGTACAACAATAAATTTGAGTATTTGAGTGACGGGTGAAATGAAAGCTAAAAAGGCCTGAGGTGCCGTTTGCATACTGGGATGGGATTATAGGGAGTAGACGGGAAATGAAAATGAATGAATGACCAGGAataaatgaggtgtgaagaacaGATGGCTGGGATAGAATATTTTCTATCCCTATCCCTCCCGATCCCTATCCCCATTCAAACACCGCCTGAGTGAACACTGGCAGGTCGGCTCGGCACGCGGAATTGACGAAGCCGCGTTTGCCTTCGCCTTCGGGGAAGTGGACACTAGACACGCAGGGGGCACAAGTGCACGGCCCGATCCCCATCGCCACTCGCCAGCCACAACCACAGAAGAATATAGGGTGCGTTTGTTTGCTAGGACCAGCCGGGCCACTGCGCCCGTGGGCTGCAACGCGAGGTGTTTGTTTGTCTGGACACACTTCCCAGCCCGGCCCGCACGGCCATTAAAGCAGGCCTCAGCCAGGCCGCGAGGGAACGGAATTTTTTTTCGTTCCTCCTGGGCTCAGCTCGAGCGGGCGCTAGGCGTGCGCTAGCCTCGCTTATCGTCGCCTCCTTCTCGCTACCGTTCGTCGAGCGAGCCGGCATCGCCATGGCCATCGCCTCCCTCCCCTCAGCCACAGAAGCGCCAGCTGACTATCCTCGTCCCCTCCCACGGATGCCGCCATTGCCATGGCGACCCCCTTCCGCCCGTCCGCGCCCGCCCCCTCCGCCAAgggcggctacggcggctcccCCGGGCGACCCTGCCGTCGCCGCGCCCGGGCCCACCTCGCCCTGCTCCGTCTGCGGTGTCTCCGTCGCGCACCTCTCGTGCGTCCCGGTGGACCGGGACCACCCTGCACCCGCGTCCTCCTTCGTCTGCCCCTGCGCCGGCGCCGCTGAGGGCAGGGCCTTCTCCTTCGCGCCGGTGCCCAGCCGCCGCTCGCTGCGGCGTGTGGGTCCTCTTCGTCGCGGCGCGCCTCTTGCACGACTCCCTTCTTGCTACCATGGgagcgaggaagaagaagatgcggCTAAGCTGTTCACGCCAGCAATGCTGGGTGAAATGCCTAtgaggtgaggaggaagaagatgggggTGGTAAGGATACCTGATTCCTGATTCTGGGTAATCATACACAGTGAGACAGGCAAACAAACACCATCTAACCCTCAGCCAGTCCCCACCGCGTCCAGACAAACAAAGAAAAACGTCTACATCACCCTCCGAGATTTGTAGAGGTGTCTACATAAGCTCCAAGTATAAAATCAGGTATTGAACACATTAAAATTTATAAAACCGGTCATTTTACCTCCTGGGGTGGTTTTGCTAGGCGGTTTTGCCTGCGTGGCAGTGGTTTTGCCTATGTGGCACGCTGAGGTAGACTAATGAGTAGGCCCCACTTGTAAGTGACAAGTCCTCTCACCGATAGGTGgtccccacctgtcatcccccacCTCTAGCCGAAACGACATGGACATCAGCCCCCCGTGTTCCTGTCTTCCACGTTCAAGCACCGCCAGCATTGGTCGGAGCTGGAAGCCACGCGAATCGAACGCGCCGCGAGGACCAAGCCCCTCTCCTCCCGCGTCTACCGCACCTGCCCACCAGCACAGCTGCTCGCGACCTCTCCCCGCGTGCACTCCGCGGTAGCTATGGACGGCTCGACCGAGCTCGTGACCCAGCCCCTCTGCTCCCTCTTTGCTCTATAAAAGGATGCCTCGGATCCGCATCGGCACACCATCGCCGTCTGCTCTCTCGCTCACTCTCCCTGTCTGCTCTCTCGATTCATCGCTTCCATGGAGAGCAGCAACCGCCGCTGGCTAAAATTCGCGAGCTCCACTGCACCATCCCCAAATTAGTCGCAACCGTAGCTTCACCTTAAGCCTCTCTACATCCTAGGCCTAGCCTCGCTGAGTTTCGTCCAAGGTAAAGGCTGCTGTAGGCGTTTTTTGCATCGTCGTCGCAATACACGAGCCAAAAACAGAGCTCCCTTCGCCATGTAAAATTTTACATTGAGTCATGTAAAGTTTTAGTCTGAGTCATGTAAAGTTTTACTCTGAGTCATGCAAAGTTTTACTCATGGCGCTCATGCCCTCTTGCTGGAGACCTTCGGCGAGCGACGACGGAGGCCAAGCGCGTCGAGGCGATCACGCCGATGGACACCATGGTGGCGGAGAGGCAATGTGAAAGGGGgtctgtaagtgcaatcaagccctaattgtgggtttttgtGATAATAACcacgtaattagagaactaatgagatttatcgagatgataagCATGGAATTTacattcgaggatgctacacgaaacagaGAAGTCCCCAATTACAATTGTAgacggcttcaaactcaaaggaggtttaaattcttttatatctcgaatttaagtataggaaaagccatactataaagagggacacAATGCCTAAGCTAATAggtgctaccaagtgctctaacaaccacatgcatcctcagatttatAGCCAAGACAGtccacttcactattacccttgatGTCGTGCAGGGTGCGAGCTCTGACTCACCAGACgccttgggtgcgagctctgactcacccgaccccttgggcatGGGCTCCGGTtcacccgaccctttggtcgcgggcttcgtctcgcccgaccctaagatTGTGGGCTCTagttcgcccgaccctttggtcgcgggctccgtctcgctcgaccccaaggtcgtgggctctagGTCGCCCAACCTTTTGGTCGCGGCCTCGTCTCGCCCAACCTCTTGGGTGCTGTGTCCATTGAGGGCTagggtatatatatatctttCCCTTTTCTCCCCAATGGCTATCTACGATTTAAGTAACCATTGGAGACTGGGggttatatatacctttccccttcctaaCCAAggagctctcttcttcctcacctcAGCACTCTTAAAAACAGAGCAGAAGCTCTCTCTCTTTCACtctattgttgacctcaagctctcaagtaaatccattgattttccattaatccttgagagaaaagggtccaaaactcgaataGAGAACAACTCCATTGATTCCTAACCTctaaaagagcacttggttcatgttttagtcggcggttgtgtttgttactcttagagcttggctcctagctggctagagcatcgTTCGCGAAGCTTACCAACTTATGTGGCAGCATTGGAAGGTTTGTAACCACTTCTTGCAACGAGTAagatcacccctcatctcaagagttcactctcttgactagAGAACGAAAATCCTTAAGctttagtggtatacctcaacaacgtggatataggcaagccttggtggcgagctgaaccacgggataaatccttgtgtcatcttgtatTTGTGTTGCtgcacttgtgttcttgttgttacTGAGGTCATTTATGGGATTgcagtcgatctacttgtgtgtggtgttacCACCATTTTCAACTGTCGATCTATGATTTACTaccctgcaggaagctaagaaatttacccaatctaaatttcgttgggtagattttgaactataaaCTAATCTCTCCTATAGGTGCGGTAGTGTCGCACTCACAGAGCGGCAGTGTTGCaggtgaatttgacttcggtttgagttgaatttttacaggcctattcaccctcccctcTAGGCGTACCAAAGATCCTACAGGGTCAAGGCCACGTAGCCGCTGGTAGCCATGGTGGCTTGCGTTGGAGCTCGGGAATGATAATTCGGCCATGGATCGACGAGTAGGAGTTGTAGGTCAGGTTCTCCATGTTCTTGCGAGTTTGCAGGGACTAAAAGGTGCCAAGTAGGCACCTAGAGTGGGGAGATCGAAAGCTCGGGTCAACCCCTACCATGGCGGCGTCGATGTTGATTCGTGGTGATGGAGCAAGCGAGAGGGCACGAGAGGGGGAGGAGAGgcagctgtggtagaaccgcctaatttaataccTCACAGGAGCGCTTGTcgtccattagacactaagcactcgagggagaacaataaattactcggttccgtcgggcacaccctaggggagaacccgaaaatccacatttttaccatcaggatcacaaacgagagaataaagcttacatcattcgtaactaattcttacatcactttacatgtacatctgagtataacatttattattataatagcgaaatgtaatcatattatcagagttataaacaatttaattaaacagcggaatagaaacatgtgaacagagttacagcggaaataaacatctattaatgacatgataaagtattgatatatagactacggcaacagattatgaaactttcatttataaaagtatttgatgagagttataaataacaactatgatcatagcgtaaagaaaatcctctctgagcccaccaggaggaattcacatacaaaggtcagctcaagcgtccacctgtcacctgcaacaggggaaaataaaaccctgagtactcaattgtactcagcaagacttatccgataggagaaatgaaaagacaccaaggatatgcaaagctatttggcttgtgggttcattgcatttgtaggaagcattactaaatgtgagtccttatattcgatttttattaaaagccgtattggttcattaactaaccattctatgtaagcacctgtgctactttcaagcagatggtaagcaatcagatttcctttgtccacctTCCATTTTTAGTTCTtgctacgatgctaaaccgtagacaagccgtaccagatatcccggcgattcgtgaatcaatgccctcagctgggtaccccaaaaacacacgcccgctTGTActccgggcacaagcaggaccaacccatcactcttctATCCTGgctgtccaggtccccgtccaaactgggactccaagcccccgcccctaagtcctagattcagtgcggcgcaaggacctcctccaccaaaacaaaaccctaacagtcggtccggaaagagccagacccacgacaagagagcaacaagctttctaagcgcccatacacaagtatgtgctcgggataataagtctgtgacctgcctagagtcatatgcacgatcggtccttaatcgaccagacagggagaaacggtgtaaccaagctatgacccgcctccacggcgacacaacttcttacacccaccaatacccaaaccatatccctgtccggtcaccattttcctttccaccattttatatattctaggtgataatcatatagtaacatattttctatatctcgcgagtgacagacaatcactcgacttctatcggagtcctatagcatagcattctacacgatcctgtcatactagtaagacgcataggaataaagatatatatatgcaagtgggttttattcaactccttaaaacttaatgcacaaatattatttaactacagaaaagtaggggttatgcaccggggcttgcctgggaaaaatataatcagaagttagctttccatcatggcgacatgatctccaaaagcaccattcctccagcaactcccgacgactccatgatccaccgatgtccctattatgatatgcaatgtaatgccatgcaaagatataattaattgactgcaatcgtgactcgtataaatacgctttacgccgcTCACATTAACAAGCTagatctaacgacgaccgtacttaggctacatatccatgttgtcggatAAGACGTTATTTTCCAATAATTATTCTAGTTATATAAATCCAAGTTATTTCTTTATCCCGTTCTATCAGTGTAATCTTTATTCGAATAGGACATctttatctatttagcaaattaattatttcagagctacaaaaattatagtgagtacctaatattactaggagcctactgtagaaatttcagaCCCAACACTATTACCATTTTACCATGGAAATTTCCTAcatgtttatattttacaatagtaAGTATATTAGATTAAtcatatagctcccaaaaatattaccCACTacatgaacaaaatatactaacatgtagagcgtgattttaggagactaacaaaactggtttcgctatttttggacatctacataaTTTTATATCGAATTTAAAAATTTTATTACGTAAACTAAATCAGGAAATGCTTTTTAAACCAAAGAGGGCCGGCGGCGACCCAAGTGGCCCAGCAGCCGAAACGGCCCACGGGAAGCGCGGCCACGCGCCAGCAGGCCGGCTCAGTAGGCCCGCTTCGCTACCGCTGCgcagtttttatttttttgtttttgttttgcaaaagagaccccgcACTACTGAGTAATCGAGCAACACTAGGAGCTACTATTACGCAAGAGATGAACTTTGCACTATAGACCTCGTACTTTACCGTCTTCACAAAGGGGCGGTCCACGCCAGCCCTGCGCACGCCGGCACGGCTCCGGCCGGCACATGGCTGCTGCGCCGGACACCAGGGACCCACGCTGGCCTAACTACAGGGTCGATCACCGTCTATGACCCAGCCGATGACGATAGGAAGCGGTGGATCACGGGGAGGCGCCCTAGGGTCCTCTACAGCAGCAGGCGGTGGTTTGCGGTGATGGCGCGGCTGTTCCAACGAGCTAGCGCAGTTACGAGAGCAACGGGGAGGTGAGGGAGCAACAAGAGCTTACCCCGAAACAAGCCGCGTAGCCGGTTGAGATGGAGAAGGTCCGGAGGATCCCGGCCACGTGCGAGCGACCAGAGCAGCGCGCTCCACGATGGACatggccgtgccaccgcgtcgCTCGGTGAGGAACCTGGCGAAAACCGGTGAGCACCCAATAGAGGGGAACAAATTACGACAACCGGTGCCATCAATTGAACCTCTGCCGAAGGTTCAGACCTTGCCCCCCAACCGTGCTCTGTTCTAGAGAGAAACAGCACGGCGGCGACGGCTATGCTTCGCGCGTGGCCGCTGGTGGATGATTCCCACCACGATTGGCTACAGGGGTAAGCCTAAGACCTCGGGCACCAGGGCACGCGAGGAATTGGAGGGAAACGCTCTATGCCCGATGAATTAGGAAGGGAAGGAAAAGCGGCCATGGCGACTGGCGACTATGAGACGGCTTAAAAACATAGAGCAGAGCGGGTCGGCAAGCCGACCGAGTGATCAGGgcatggtgggggggggggggtaggacGGTCATGGCACATGTGACCGACAAGGCACGTCGGCTAGCACGGATGGCACCAAAGGCAGTGCATGCGCACGGTCAATGGCAACAGCGCCGCGTCTGCCTAGCCTGCGCACAACAGGGAGCGAGTGTGACCTTAACGGGCCCGGCGTGCGGTCGATGTTCACAGACTGGCCAGCGAGGCAAGGCATGGCAGACGGCACCCAAGCGCGTGGGGACAAGCGAGGCAGGGGCATCCCATCGCCATTGATACCGGGCCCTCGACCAGCCGTGCTGCAGCAGCACATGCTAAAGGGCTTGACGTGGTTGCTAAGACAAGAGGCGATGAAACACCTTGCCGACCACACCACGGCAGCCACGGCCTCGGTTTGGACCTGCGCGTGGCGCCGCGGCCGGCCCCACGCGCATGACGTGCACACTACGGCGGGAGCCTGGCCGCAGCCAGTCGGGACTGACCAACACTAGGCTAGGGTGTAGCGCGGCACCCTCCCAGACGCTCAAGCCGGCCAGCGGCAACTGGCCTACCACGGCCTGTGCTGGCGACAGCGGTGCCCGCGCGTGGTGACCGGGCCCTAGGGGCCAAGCGGTCGGAACAGTGACCAACACGATTTTTAAAACGTCGACCAAAGCCAAACAAGTAAGACAACTTATTATATGTTTCCTATtaggatctcattagcatgttttcaCATAACATAAACTCACCTACAATGTTCGTTTAGTTTTTCTTAACCGCAAAAGTGACTCATGTAAGGTTTGTTTTATCATTGCATGtgagtttaaaatttaaaatccatGGAACTCGTGTTGATAATTTCTCTTAAGCCTAGATCGTGGTGCTaagtaagctcgtaacaccagaggtgttacagcagCGGCGTGTGTGAGAGGAGGTCAGGGCTTCCTTTTATAggcggagaagaagaggagggacAAATCGCGGTGAGCTCGATGGCCATGTCGTCAATGGCGGCCGAGATACACATACGGGGTATGGAGAGAGTGAAAgctctaagtgaatatgagataggttaagtacattccaagtggtagagcAAATGATGAAGATCTTGACGGTGGTGATAGCCATGGTGACGATAAAGAgctcgggcttggaaaagaagaaaga comes from the Miscanthus floridulus cultivar M001 unplaced genomic scaffold, ASM1932011v1 os_1829_1_2, whole genome shotgun sequence genome and includes:
- the LOC136534348 gene encoding uncharacterized protein; translated protein: MRFSQSRDVPKTLNSLHVIRCLARIPGRRFSHPHEAPHKMPLVTAANATLILDHVLGDPSVPYAAAEALLAALPSPSNPTPRLRRAVLLRSLAADPVSASSLEALHLLASLPATASPIAVAYIAVAAFLAASAPDFDATARELFARPNGRARRAVDKGSPPALASDVVIATADQFEAAVGNSSSQTILRGLWSNRAAAEERVRDLLAAEWAAIGPSKLVTAAERIVGDGAVETWRAADEATGAKFRILAAEEKTREILAKIEESTSSANPISTPAVEKVIDALKTSCADLHGVVEDPLPAAKAVADEVLAARMDKGVSLNAEEVGGQPTTCGAAGPSTLNDKDHGPSRGKPHNLMDRNPTARTSQWEDSPDVEGPESSLRRPHLPSPRRMPPSPLQPPENKSKRRRTRKWSLLEEETLRKGVDQYGIGNWRDILNNNLDVFIGRTTVNLKDKWRNITG